A portion of the Corynebacterium ammoniagenes DSM 20306 genome contains these proteins:
- the murC gene encoding UDP-N-acetylmuramate--L-alanine ligase yields the protein MIGIGGSGMSGLARILLSRGMEVSGSDVKDSTPVEVLRTMGAKVSVTHKAANLDLLGQKPTVVVTSFAAIPQDNPELVAAREADIPVIRRSDLLAELMQDRTQVLLAGTHGKTSTTSMVVSALQAAGKDPSFAIGGQLNRAGTNAHHGKDDIFVAEADESDASLLRYDPDIAVITNIEPDHLDYFGSAEAYFQVFDDFAERIKPNGTLIVCVEDEHAAELGRRAVESGVQVVGYGSSKALAQHPDITPGAEILTEEVGRETTAVTVKLPSGEVSYDLQIPGHHMVLNSAAALIAGELAGAKAQALAEGLSDFTGVRRRFEYRGTAGDNIRVYDDYAHHPTEVAAVLGAAREKVTAEGLGGRVVVCFQPHLFSRTIEFANEFAKALSLADAVVLLDIFGAREQPVEGVSSRIISDKIADDVDVTYEPDFSAARQTVAEMTNSNDLVLTMGAGSVTLQAAEILEEIQG from the coding sequence ATGATTGGCATCGGCGGTTCCGGCATGTCCGGTCTCGCGCGCATTCTTCTCTCACGCGGGATGGAAGTATCCGGCTCTGATGTCAAAGACTCCACTCCAGTAGAAGTTCTGCGCACCATGGGCGCGAAGGTATCCGTCACCCACAAGGCAGCAAACTTAGACTTGCTGGGGCAAAAGCCCACCGTCGTGGTCACTTCCTTTGCCGCTATTCCGCAAGATAATCCGGAGCTGGTGGCAGCACGGGAGGCAGATATTCCTGTCATTCGCCGCTCTGACCTCTTAGCCGAGCTCATGCAAGACCGCACTCAGGTCCTGCTAGCTGGCACCCACGGCAAGACCTCGACGACGTCGATGGTGGTCTCTGCCTTGCAGGCTGCGGGCAAAGACCCGTCATTTGCTATTGGCGGGCAGCTCAACCGTGCCGGCACTAATGCCCATCACGGCAAGGATGACATCTTCGTGGCCGAAGCCGATGAGTCTGACGCCTCGCTGTTGCGCTATGACCCCGATATCGCGGTCATTACCAATATTGAGCCTGACCACCTGGACTACTTCGGATCTGCAGAGGCTTATTTCCAGGTCTTTGATGATTTCGCTGAGCGCATCAAGCCCAATGGCACGCTGATTGTCTGCGTCGAAGATGAGCACGCTGCAGAACTCGGCCGTCGCGCCGTAGAAAGCGGCGTGCAGGTTGTGGGTTACGGCTCTTCGAAAGCCCTGGCCCAACATCCTGATATCACACCAGGGGCGGAGATTCTCACTGAAGAAGTAGGACGCGAAACCACGGCGGTGACCGTCAAGCTTCCATCCGGCGAAGTCAGCTATGACTTGCAGATTCCCGGACACCACATGGTGTTAAACTCGGCCGCTGCACTCATCGCTGGTGAACTTGCCGGGGCCAAGGCACAGGCTTTGGCTGAAGGCTTGAGCGATTTTACCGGTGTGCGCCGTCGCTTTGAATACCGCGGCACCGCCGGCGACAATATCCGCGTTTATGACGACTATGCGCACCACCCCACAGAGGTTGCTGCAGTACTCGGTGCGGCACGCGAAAAGGTGACTGCTGAAGGCCTGGGCGGGCGTGTTGTCGTGTGCTTCCAGCCGCACCTGTTCTCGCGCACGATTGAGTTTGCGAATGAATTTGCTAAAGCATTGTCGCTTGCCGATGCCGTGGTGCTGCTCGATATCTTTGGCGCGCGCGAACAACCGGTCGAGGGAGTGTCCTCACGGATCATCAGCGATAAGATCGCAGATGACGTCGATGTCACCTACGAACCAGATTTCTCGGCTGCACGCCAGACAGTGGCGGAAATGACCAACAGTAATGACTTGGTGTTGACCATGGGCGCTGGCTCCGTGACGCTGCAAGCGGCCGAAATTTTGGAGGAGATCCAAGGCTAG
- a CDS encoding cell division protein FtsQ/DivIB, with product MKISSQLIAKIVGIIVAIAVVVGLAVYFFPVFRVNNVEITGNEHLTNEQIEEAAGVPDGANLLRINAHDVAQKVVDLPWVSAATVGRSLPNTLVVELDERKVAAYVDADDGPHLIDTDGREFIIDQPPAEAVEITGEWDPETLSDPVDVITAIPEELRRTIERVDVVEPYVMRVYMDDGRTITWGANEDNEDKARALATVLQMEGDNWNISNPSLVSRP from the coding sequence ATGAAAATTTCTTCTCAGCTCATCGCCAAAATTGTGGGCATTATTGTCGCAATTGCTGTGGTCGTAGGTTTGGCCGTGTATTTCTTCCCGGTGTTTCGCGTCAATAACGTGGAAATCACCGGCAATGAGCATTTGACCAATGAACAGATCGAAGAAGCAGCGGGCGTGCCTGATGGCGCGAACCTGCTGCGGATCAATGCACACGACGTTGCGCAAAAAGTGGTCGACCTACCGTGGGTATCTGCCGCCACAGTGGGGCGTAGCCTGCCTAATACCTTGGTTGTTGAGCTTGATGAACGCAAAGTAGCGGCCTATGTGGATGCGGATGATGGCCCGCACTTGATTGATACCGACGGTCGTGAATTTATTATCGATCAGCCACCGGCAGAAGCAGTGGAGATCACCGGTGAATGGGATCCTGAAACTTTGTCAGATCCAGTTGATGTGATTACGGCGATTCCCGAAGAATTACGCCGGACCATTGAGCGCGTCGACGTCGTCGAGCCTTATGTCATGCGCGTGTATATGGACGATGGACGAACCATCACGTGGGGTGCCAATGAAGACAATGAAGATAAGGCGCGCGCACTAGCTACGGTTTTGCAGATGGAGGGCGATAATTGGAATATTTCTAACCCCTCACTTGTCAGCCGACCCTGA
- the ftsZ gene encoding cell division protein FtsZ, whose translation MTTPSNNLADIKVVGVGGGGVNAVNRMIEEGLKGVQFIAINTDSQALLFSDADVKLDIGRELTRGLGAGANPEVGRTSAEDHKSEIEDALAGADLVFVTAGEGGGTGTGAAPVVASIAKKQGSLTVGVVTKPFRFEGNRRTRQAQEGIEALREVCDTLIVIPNDRLLQLGDENLSMMEAFRAADEVLHNGVQGISDLILIPGMINVDFADVRSVMSDAGSALMGVGSARGDDRVMQSAQQAINSPLLESSMEGAKGVLLSVAGGSDLGLQEVNQAAIMVQEKADEDVNLIFGTIIDDNLGDEVRVTIIATGFDAEANLQGAKNQKAAEKEPEERKLESRPGSLFDNRDVPEPQAEPTREEPRYEPRHSRPSGSGLFTSREEERERGRDYGREREPDRDRRRAGGDDLDVPDFMR comes from the coding sequence ATGACCACTCCAAGTAATAACCTCGCGGACATCAAGGTAGTCGGTGTCGGTGGTGGCGGAGTAAACGCCGTTAACCGCATGATTGAAGAGGGCCTCAAGGGCGTTCAGTTCATTGCCATCAACACTGACTCCCAGGCTCTGCTCTTTTCCGATGCTGACGTCAAGCTTGATATTGGGCGTGAGCTCACCCGCGGCCTGGGCGCAGGCGCAAACCCAGAGGTGGGGCGTACCTCTGCTGAAGATCACAAGTCCGAAATTGAAGACGCACTCGCTGGCGCAGACCTTGTCTTCGTTACTGCCGGTGAGGGCGGCGGCACTGGTACAGGTGCTGCACCCGTTGTTGCTTCCATCGCGAAGAAGCAAGGTTCTTTGACCGTTGGTGTTGTTACCAAGCCATTCCGCTTTGAGGGCAACCGTCGTACCCGACAGGCGCAAGAGGGCATCGAAGCTCTGCGCGAGGTATGTGACACGTTGATTGTTATTCCAAACGATCGACTGCTGCAGCTCGGCGATGAAAACCTGTCCATGATGGAAGCCTTCCGCGCAGCCGATGAAGTCCTCCACAATGGTGTTCAGGGTATTTCCGACCTGATTCTTATCCCTGGCATGATCAACGTCGACTTCGCCGACGTTCGCTCGGTCATGTCTGATGCCGGTTCGGCATTGATGGGTGTTGGCTCGGCACGCGGTGATGACCGCGTGATGCAGTCTGCACAACAAGCTATTAACTCTCCGTTGCTGGAATCCAGCATGGAAGGCGCCAAGGGCGTTCTGCTATCCGTTGCCGGCGGTTCCGACCTCGGCCTGCAGGAAGTCAACCAGGCTGCCATCATGGTCCAAGAAAAGGCTGATGAAGACGTCAACCTCATCTTCGGTACCATCATCGATGACAACTTGGGCGATGAAGTCCGCGTGACCATCATTGCTACCGGCTTCGATGCAGAAGCTAATCTGCAGGGCGCGAAGAACCAAAAGGCTGCGGAGAAGGAACCAGAAGAGCGCAAGCTCGAATCTCGTCCAGGCTCTTTGTTTGATAACCGCGACGTCCCAGAACCACAGGCTGAGCCAACCCGTGAAGAGCCACGGTATGAACCACGGCACTCACGTCCTTCGGGCTCTGGACTATTTACCAGCCGCGAAGAAGAACGCGAGCGCGGTCGTGACTACGGCCGTGAACGCGAGCCAGACCGTGATCGTCGACGCGCAGGTGGCGACGATCTGGACGTGCCAGACTTCATGCGCTAA
- the pgeF gene encoding peptidoglycan editing factor PgeF → MPVNEETFRPVRMVFTTRAGGASASPYQSFNLGDHVGDDPDAVAANRQRLAKVTGVDNIIWMEQLHTNTVTVVDSSTSVPVEATDAIVTTTPRLGLGVLVADCVPVLLADTKARVVAAAHAGRMGARNGIVSNTIDAMVELGATPANIQVLLGPAASGRNYEVPEDMANDVEAHLPGSKTRTTKGTWGVDVRAGLIRQLMSKGVTAIEADPRCTIEDTDFFSYRREGKTGRQAGLIWLEEEK, encoded by the coding sequence ATGCCAGTTAACGAGGAAACCTTCCGCCCCGTCCGCATGGTGTTTACAACCCGTGCCGGCGGGGCTTCGGCGTCGCCATACCAGTCCTTTAACCTCGGTGACCATGTCGGAGATGACCCCGACGCCGTTGCCGCCAACCGTCAACGATTAGCCAAGGTCACTGGGGTAGACAACATCATCTGGATGGAACAGCTCCACACCAATACCGTCACCGTCGTGGATAGCTCCACCTCCGTGCCCGTCGAAGCTACCGATGCTATCGTCACCACCACGCCACGGCTGGGTCTCGGCGTACTTGTCGCAGATTGTGTGCCCGTGCTGCTTGCAGATACCAAGGCCCGAGTAGTGGCCGCAGCGCATGCGGGACGAATGGGAGCTCGCAACGGAATCGTGTCCAATACGATTGACGCTATGGTGGAACTAGGAGCAACGCCAGCCAATATCCAAGTTCTTTTGGGACCAGCTGCCTCAGGGCGAAACTACGAAGTCCCAGAGGATATGGCTAACGATGTTGAAGCACATTTGCCAGGCTCGAAGACCCGAACCACCAAAGGCACGTGGGGTGTTGATGTCCGCGCTGGTCTCATTCGGCAGCTGATGAGCAAGGGCGTGACTGCTATTGAAGCGGACCCGCGTTGCACCATTGAAGATACAGACTTCTTTTCATACCGCCGGGAAGGAAAAACCGGCCGTCAAGCGGGCCTCATTTGGCTCGAGGAGGAGAAATAA
- a CDS encoding YggS family pyridoxal phosphate-dependent enzyme has translation MTTSSADTRSVDSRREELAAGLKETRQLIEKLSHEAGRDTVPELLPVTKFHPAEDIALLAELGITDVAENREQEARAKAEELSDVHFHMIGQVQTKKANHVARWAHSVHSVDTEKLAVALNRGVENAGRDVLPVFIQVSFDGDTARGGVPLDGVAELAQIIEDLPNLDLRGLMVVPPLDTDAKEVFTTVRELANKLGEQLERTMKLSAGMSADLADAIASGTDIVRVGTGIMGARPLG, from the coding sequence ATGACCACTAGTTCTGCCGATACGCGCAGTGTCGACAGCCGACGTGAAGAATTAGCAGCCGGCTTGAAAGAAACTCGCCAGCTCATTGAGAAGCTGTCGCATGAGGCTGGCCGCGATACCGTGCCGGAACTGCTGCCGGTGACGAAGTTTCATCCGGCCGAAGATATTGCTCTACTTGCCGAACTCGGCATTACCGATGTCGCAGAAAACCGCGAGCAAGAAGCACGTGCGAAAGCCGAAGAGCTTTCCGATGTTCACTTTCACATGATCGGGCAAGTACAAACCAAAAAGGCTAACCATGTTGCGCGGTGGGCACATTCAGTGCATTCGGTAGATACGGAAAAGCTCGCCGTGGCTTTAAACCGCGGGGTAGAAAACGCAGGGCGCGATGTCCTCCCGGTTTTCATCCAAGTCTCCTTTGATGGAGATACCGCACGCGGGGGAGTACCCCTTGACGGGGTAGCAGAACTAGCCCAAATCATTGAGGATTTGCCTAACCTAGATCTTCGTGGGCTGATGGTGGTTCCGCCGCTAGACACTGATGCAAAAGAAGTATTTACCACCGTCCGCGAGCTTGCTAATAAGCTGGGTGAGCAGCTCGAACGCACCATGAAGTTGTCTGCTGGAATGAGCGCAGATTTAGCTGATGCAATTGCGTCAGGCACAGATATCGTGCGTGTCGGAACCGGAATTATGGGAGCCCGGCCACTAGGTTAA
- a CDS encoding cell division protein SepF, with protein sequence MSFLVKTKEFFGLGEPEAGVDDAYYADEPRYETQGSAAYAPRPSAYAHTIAEPEYEPTIVAVTVVAFNQAQKIGEPFRDGDAVVFEVTDAEFDVAKRFIDFAAGLCFGLRGKMLNLTRDMDTDRRVFAILPEGAVIPTVELEDVAGLR encoded by the coding sequence ATGTCTTTTTTGGTAAAGACCAAAGAATTTTTCGGTCTCGGTGAACCCGAGGCAGGCGTAGACGACGCGTACTACGCTGACGAACCACGCTACGAGACTCAAGGCTCGGCAGCGTACGCCCCGCGTCCATCTGCATATGCTCACACCATTGCAGAACCTGAGTACGAACCAACCATCGTTGCTGTCACTGTTGTTGCTTTCAACCAGGCGCAGAAGATTGGCGAACCATTTCGCGATGGCGACGCAGTGGTCTTTGAAGTAACTGACGCAGAGTTCGATGTTGCTAAGCGCTTCATTGATTTTGCTGCTGGTCTTTGCTTCGGGTTGCGCGGCAAGATGCTCAATCTGACCCGCGACATGGATACCGATCGTCGTGTGTTCGCGATTTTGCCTGAGGGTGCAGTTATCCCAACGGTAGAACTCGAAGACGTCGCCGGCCTTCGCTAA
- a CDS encoding YggT family protein encodes MTAFGIILLALLRLYTLVLIIRIIIEMIQSFSRQFNPPRWFMVIAEPLFVITDPPVRALRRLVPPMQMGGVALDMSVLVLFIILQLLQFLVQMIFIM; translated from the coding sequence GTGACTGCATTCGGAATCATTCTGCTCGCATTGCTAAGGCTGTATACCTTAGTGCTGATTATCCGCATCATTATTGAGATGATCCAGTCTTTCTCGCGCCAATTTAATCCGCCGCGTTGGTTCATGGTTATCGCTGAACCGCTGTTCGTGATAACAGATCCACCGGTGAGGGCGTTAAGAAGGTTGGTACCACCTATGCAAATGGGTGGCGTCGCACTCGATATGTCTGTGTTGGTGCTATTTATCATTCTGCAGCTGTTGCAGTTCCTTGTGCAGATGATTTTCATCATGTAG
- a CDS encoding DivIVA domain-containing protein, translating into MPLSPADVHNVAFSKPPIGKRGYNEDEVDQFLDLVEDALAQLQDENYELQKQIEDGSGSTKAAAAAPAVDEASVRKSVESELRAEYEKKLADAKSEVNKAKEEASKAKAEANKAKTAKPAAAPVPADNTAEVKAAQDETAKVRQELEAAKKDLEAAKKENSELKSSKASSSAAPAAAATTGATAGAAAGTTGAATPETHMQAARILGLAQDMADRLSNEARAESDSMLSEAREAAEKQLADAESRSSTQLSEADTRSKKMISDAEAKAKQTESEANSRAEAQIRQAEDKAAALEAEATKKHNEVMTTIKTQQTALENRIAELRTYEREYRTRLKTLLQSQLDELESRGSAAPNGDVSKDAN; encoded by the coding sequence ATGCCACTGTCACCCGCTGACGTACACAATGTCGCATTCAGCAAGCCGCCTATAGGCAAGCGTGGCTACAACGAAGACGAGGTGGATCAGTTCCTCGATCTCGTTGAGGATGCCCTAGCCCAGCTCCAAGATGAGAACTACGAGCTTCAGAAGCAAATTGAAGATGGCTCTGGTTCGACCAAGGCTGCTGCCGCTGCACCTGCTGTAGACGAGGCTTCCGTACGCAAGTCCGTTGAGTCCGAACTTCGCGCAGAATACGAAAAGAAGTTGGCAGATGCCAAGTCCGAGGTCAACAAGGCCAAGGAAGAAGCATCCAAGGCTAAGGCTGAGGCTAATAAGGCCAAGACCGCGAAGCCTGCTGCTGCACCGGTTCCTGCAGATAACACCGCTGAGGTTAAGGCTGCTCAGGATGAGACCGCTAAGGTTCGCCAGGAACTCGAGGCTGCCAAGAAGGACCTCGAAGCTGCGAAGAAGGAAAACTCTGAGCTGAAGTCTTCCAAGGCTTCCTCTTCTGCTGCTCCAGCTGCCGCTGCCACCACCGGCGCTACCGCAGGTGCTGCTGCCGGCACCACCGGCGCAGCAACTCCAGAAACCCACATGCAGGCTGCTCGCATCTTGGGCCTTGCCCAAGATATGGCAGACCGCTTGTCCAATGAGGCACGCGCGGAGTCTGACTCCATGCTGTCTGAGGCACGTGAGGCTGCGGAGAAGCAGTTGGCTGACGCCGAGTCCCGTTCGTCCACTCAGCTGTCTGAGGCGGATACCCGCTCCAAGAAGATGATTTCGGATGCCGAGGCTAAGGCTAAGCAGACCGAGTCTGAGGCTAACTCCCGTGCCGAGGCGCAAATCCGTCAGGCTGAGGATAAGGCTGCTGCACTTGAGGCAGAAGCTACCAAGAAGCACAACGAAGTTATGACCACGATCAAGACCCAGCAGACCGCGCTGGAAAACCGTATCGCGGAGCTTCGTACCTACGAGCGCGAATACCGCACTCGTTTGAAGACCTTGCTCCAGTCCCAGTTGGATGAGCTTGAGTCCCGTGGTTCTGCGGCACCAAACGGTGACGTTTCCAAGGACGCTAACTAA
- the ileS gene encoding isoleucine--tRNA ligase: MDVGHVYPKVDLTGGSSKFPEMEAEVQKFWAEDDTFQASLDQSKGKPEYIFYDGPPFANGLPHYGHLLTGYVKDIVPRYRTMAGNYVPRVFGWDCHGLPAELEAEKQLGITDKGQIEDMGLEKFNEYCASSVLRYTDEWEEYVTRQARWVDFENGYKTMDPNYMESVIWAFKTLYDKGLIYQGFRVLPYSWAEHTPLSNQETRLDDSYKMRQDPTLTVTFPVTGNAPEELADAAFLAWTTTPWTLPSNLALAVHPDVDYALVRVGGDTEFTGQKFVLAENLIASYAKELGEDHEVLKTFKGSELEGITYQPIFDYFKDQPNAFQILLADYVTTEDGTGVVHQAPAFGEDDMATTAKYGIELVMPVDDDGKFTSQTPEYEGQLVFDANKDIIRDLKAKGRVIRHVTIEHSYPHSWRSGEPLIYKAMPAWFVDVTSIRDRMVELNHNEIEWMPEHVRDGQFGKWLEGARDWNISRTRYWGSPIPVWLSDNDEYPRIDVYGSLDELERDFGERPKSLHRPHIDELVRPNPDDPTGKSMMRRVPDVLDVWFDSGSMPFAQVHYPFENKEWFDTHSPSDFIVEYIGQTRGWFYLLHVLSTALFDRPAFKKVVAHGIVLGDDGLKMSKSKGNYPNVNEVFDRDGSDAMRWFLMSSPILRGGNLIVTEQGIRDGVRQAPLPIWNAYTFLNLYASEEAKFDTSSQNVLDRYILAKTHDLVKNVDTALANTDISTATNEVRLFADALTNWYVRRSRDRFWEGQEAHPEAFNTLYTVLHTVSRAVAPLLPHISEVIYRGLTGERSVHLTPFPQAEDYPADAALVEAMDTTRAVASAASSVRKSNKLRNRLPLPALTVAVADSAQLDPFKDILRDEVNVKEVLLTDDVDSVGTFEVVCNAKVAGPRLGKDVQRAIKNLKAGNYTREGDDVVVDGDITLSPEEYTERLQAADPKSTARIGGLDGLVVLNTEVTEELEAEGWAADVIRGLQDARKSSGFEVSDRIKVVLSVPADKQDWATRHADHIAAETLATDFQVTAEPVDGEVHEVMTGVTATVMKN, translated from the coding sequence ATGGACGTAGGACATGTTTATCCGAAGGTTGATTTAACCGGCGGTTCCTCAAAATTCCCGGAAATGGAAGCAGAAGTCCAGAAGTTCTGGGCTGAGGATGACACTTTTCAGGCTTCTTTAGATCAAAGCAAAGGCAAGCCAGAGTACATCTTTTATGATGGCCCTCCTTTTGCCAACGGCCTGCCGCACTACGGCCACCTGCTGACCGGTTACGTTAAAGATATCGTTCCGCGCTACCGCACCATGGCCGGAAATTACGTACCCCGTGTTTTCGGCTGGGACTGCCACGGCCTGCCCGCGGAGCTGGAAGCGGAAAAGCAGCTGGGTATTACGGATAAAGGCCAGATCGAAGACATGGGCCTGGAGAAGTTCAATGAGTACTGTGCTTCGTCCGTCCTGCGCTACACCGATGAGTGGGAAGAATATGTCACCCGTCAAGCACGGTGGGTAGATTTCGAAAACGGCTACAAGACGATGGACCCGAATTACATGGAGTCTGTCATCTGGGCCTTTAAGACTTTGTACGACAAGGGTCTTATCTACCAGGGCTTCCGCGTGCTGCCTTATTCCTGGGCTGAGCACACCCCGTTGTCCAACCAGGAAACCCGCCTGGATGACTCGTACAAGATGCGTCAGGACCCGACGCTGACGGTGACTTTCCCTGTTACCGGCAATGCTCCAGAAGAATTGGCAGATGCTGCATTCTTAGCATGGACGACCACGCCATGGACCTTGCCATCCAACCTGGCCCTGGCCGTGCACCCAGACGTGGACTACGCCTTGGTGCGCGTCGGTGGCGATACCGAATTTACCGGTCAGAAATTTGTGCTGGCAGAAAACCTCATCGCGTCTTATGCCAAGGAACTCGGCGAGGACCACGAGGTTTTGAAGACCTTCAAGGGCTCTGAACTCGAAGGCATTACCTACCAGCCGATCTTTGATTACTTCAAGGATCAGCCCAACGCTTTCCAGATCCTGCTGGCTGATTACGTCACCACCGAAGACGGCACCGGTGTTGTCCACCAGGCTCCGGCCTTTGGTGAAGACGATATGGCAACCACCGCCAAGTACGGCATTGAGCTGGTTATGCCTGTCGATGATGACGGCAAGTTCACCTCTCAGACCCCAGAATATGAAGGCCAGCTGGTCTTTGATGCCAACAAGGACATCATCCGGGACCTCAAGGCCAAGGGCCGCGTTATCCGCCACGTCACCATTGAGCACTCTTACCCACACTCGTGGCGCTCCGGTGAGCCATTGATCTACAAGGCCATGCCAGCGTGGTTCGTCGACGTGACCTCGATCCGTGACCGCATGGTGGAGCTTAACCACAATGAGATCGAGTGGATGCCAGAGCACGTACGCGATGGCCAGTTCGGCAAGTGGCTGGAAGGCGCACGCGACTGGAATATCTCCCGTACCCGCTACTGGGGATCACCGATCCCAGTGTGGCTCTCGGATAATGATGAGTACCCACGCATTGATGTCTACGGCTCACTCGATGAACTAGAGCGTGACTTTGGCGAGCGTCCAAAGTCTTTGCACCGCCCACACATTGATGAATTGGTGCGTCCAAACCCAGATGACCCCACCGGTAAGTCGATGATGCGTCGTGTGCCAGACGTGTTGGACGTGTGGTTTGATTCCGGTTCCATGCCTTTTGCGCAGGTGCACTACCCATTTGAGAACAAGGAATGGTTTGATACCCACTCACCATCCGACTTCATCGTGGAATACATCGGACAAACCCGCGGCTGGTTCTACCTGCTGCACGTATTGTCCACCGCGCTCTTTGACCGCCCGGCGTTTAAGAAGGTCGTCGCCCACGGCATCGTGTTGGGTGATGACGGACTGAAGATGTCCAAGTCCAAGGGCAACTACCCAAACGTCAATGAAGTCTTTGACCGTGATGGCTCGGATGCCATGCGGTGGTTCTTGATGTCCTCGCCAATTCTGCGCGGCGGCAACTTGATTGTCACCGAGCAAGGCATTCGTGATGGCGTGCGCCAGGCACCGTTGCCCATCTGGAATGCGTACACCTTCTTGAACTTGTACGCCTCGGAAGAAGCAAAGTTTGATACCTCATCGCAAAACGTGCTGGATCGCTACATCTTGGCCAAGACCCATGACCTGGTCAAAAATGTCGACACGGCGCTGGCGAATACGGATATCTCCACCGCGACGAATGAAGTGCGCCTATTCGCTGATGCGTTGACCAACTGGTACGTGCGTCGTTCCCGCGACCGTTTCTGGGAAGGCCAGGAAGCACATCCAGAGGCATTCAACACCTTGTACACGGTGCTGCACACGGTCTCTCGCGCGGTTGCGCCATTGCTGCCGCATATCTCTGAGGTCATCTACCGTGGTCTCACTGGTGAGCGCTCCGTGCACTTGACCCCGTTCCCGCAGGCAGAAGACTACCCAGCGGATGCTGCGTTGGTGGAAGCCATGGATACCACCCGGGCGGTAGCGTCTGCTGCTAGCTCGGTGCGTAAATCCAATAAGCTGCGCAACCGCTTGCCACTGCCAGCATTAACCGTGGCTGTGGCAGATTCTGCGCAGCTGGATCCGTTCAAGGACATCCTGCGCGACGAGGTCAACGTCAAGGAAGTTCTCTTGACTGATGATGTGGATTCTGTCGGTACCTTCGAGGTGGTCTGCAACGCGAAGGTTGCAGGTCCACGCTTGGGCAAGGATGTGCAGCGCGCGATTAAAAACCTCAAGGCCGGCAACTACACCCGCGAGGGCGATGACGTTGTCGTCGATGGGGATATCACCCTAAGCCCTGAGGAATACACCGAGCGCCTGCAGGCAGCGGACCCGAAGTCCACCGCACGCATCGGTGGCCTCGATGGTCTGGTTGTTCTCAACACTGAGGTCACCGAGGAACTCGAAGCCGAAGGTTGGGCAGCGGATGTTATCCGTGGCCTGCAAGATGCCCGTAAGTCGTCCGGCTTTGAGGTCTCGGACCGCATCAAGGTGGTCTTGTCCGTTCCAGCTGATAAGCAGGACTGGGCCACCCGTCACGCAGACCACATCGCGGCAGAAACCTTGGCGACAGATTTCCAGGTCACCGCGGAGCCTGTGGATGGCGAGGTCCACGAGGTCATGACTGGTGTTACTGCCACGGTGATGAAAAACTAG
- a CDS encoding HEAT repeat domain-containing protein yields MNSSLRLRRALAMGTNPQSGDLPLLIAQLGKEPDFFVRDMLTWAITRHPVTTSYPLLVRALDNPDGRSQVLHTLSKLAHPDTWSVITAAMLHDEDIEVRTTAWRVAVAAVPDNQVDYLVAELIQELGRGDIDTQRSLSRALASLSFASRNRVAALATHARHVLALMDNPDAHDELSSDFARKLAALGPDGQD; encoded by the coding sequence ATGAATTCTTCTCTTCGCCTGCGCCGTGCACTAGCGATGGGTACTAACCCCCAGTCCGGCGATCTACCACTGCTTATTGCTCAGCTTGGTAAGGAGCCGGACTTTTTCGTCCGGGACATGCTTACGTGGGCTATTACTCGACATCCGGTAACCACGAGCTATCCCTTACTGGTGCGCGCCCTCGATAACCCAGACGGGCGCAGTCAGGTCCTTCACACCTTAAGCAAACTTGCACACCCGGATACTTGGTCAGTTATTACGGCAGCGATGCTTCACGACGAGGATATTGAGGTCCGTACGACAGCGTGGCGCGTAGCAGTGGCAGCAGTGCCCGATAATCAGGTGGACTACCTCGTTGCGGAGCTTATCCAAGAGCTGGGGCGCGGTGATATTGATACGCAGCGGAGTTTAAGCCGCGCATTGGCATCGTTAAGCTTTGCATCGCGCAACCGCGTGGCAGCGCTAGCTACACATGCGCGCCACGTGTTGGCACTGATGGATAACCCCGATGCACATGATGAACTCAGTAGTGATTTCGCACGGAAGCTTGCCGCTTTAGGTCCCGATGGGCAAGATTAA